One stretch of Ostrinia nubilalis chromosome 11, ilOstNubi1.1, whole genome shotgun sequence DNA includes these proteins:
- the LOC135075893 gene encoding circadian clock-controlled protein daywake-like: protein MCARVAILLCLLGVACSALAVSITKCKIDDVNCMRLSAQALVPIVAAGLPEYDMKPLDPLPISKIDGSSPDLKLIASDVVVTGMKGCEVQRISRVQSKVDVGLLCSVKVEGEYEIKGKILILPLDGKGKLTVSLTKFLINVQTVLKEEELNGKKHWGISSWDYNYDLKERANIELTNLFAGSEKLTEAIRESLGESANEIVKEVGPPIIKAITGEVIDSIKHFFHHVPVEDLIIE from the exons ATGTGCGCGCGAGTTGCAATTTTACTATGTTTGCTTGGAGTGGCCTGTTCAGCATTAGCTG TTTCAATCACCAAATGCAAAATAGACGACGTCAACTGCATGCGTCTATCCGCTCAAGCCCTCGTGCCAATTGTAGCTGCCGGTCTACCAGAGTATGACATGAAGCCTCTTGACCCGCTACCCATCTCCAAGATAGATGGAAGCTCTCCAGACTTGAAACTCATAGCCTCAGACGTGGTTGTCACAGGAATGAAAGGATGCGAAGTCCAACGTATATC GCGGGTTCAGTCTAAAGTCGACGTGGGCTTACTCTGTTCGGTGAAAGTGGAAGGGGAATATGAGATTAAAGGGAAAATCCTCATTCTTCCTCTAGATGGAAAGGGAAAATTGACTGTCTCTTTGa CAAAGTTCCTTATCAACGTACAGACTGTACTCAAAGAAGAAGAACTAAACGGTAAGAAGCACTGGGGCATATCCAGCTGGGATTACAACTACGATCTGAAGGAGCGCGCCAACATTGAGCTAACTAACCTGTTTGCTGGAAGCGAAAAACTGA CTGAAGCCATAAGAGAATCTCTTGGGGAGAGTGCCAACGAGATCGTCAAGGAGGTCGGCCCTCCCATCATCAAAGCTATAACGGGGGAGGTGATAGACTCCATCAAGCACTTCTTCCACCACGTGCCAGTTGAGGACCTGATTATTGAATAA
- the LOC135076283 gene encoding protein takeout-like, translated as MSQKILLVFVFCVVALAGVNAVPYITKCASHDAKCLKRSTQALLPMFANGMPQYAVQALDPLVIRTVDASTASLQLIVNNMAVTGLKGCVATKIERDLAASKLLTNFLCNVRAEGNYEMHGRLLVLPIEGKGRAQVELNKIQMNVASNIVEKIGKDGKKHWHIKGSSYTYELKDKAHVNFENLFNGNELMSRAAREIIANNGNDIVVEVGPPVIKAIVDKIIENVNHLFRAVPVEELALN; from the exons ATGTCGCAGAAAATACTTCTGGTGTTTGTATTTTGTGTCGTGGCCTTGGCAGGCGTTAACGcag TGCCATACATAACAAAATGCGCATCACACGATGCGAAATGCTTGAAACGATCAACCCAAGCCCTCCTGCCGATGTTCGCGAATGGTATGCCGCAATACGCCGTCCAGGCCCTCGATCCCCTGGTAATTAGAACCGTTGACGCCAGCACAGCCAGCCTGCAGCTTATTGTCAACAATATGGCGGTGACAGGGTTAAAGGGATGCGTTGCTACTAAAATTGA GCGAGACTTAGCAGCATCGAAGTTGTTAACGAATTTCCTCTGCAACGTCCGTGCTGAGGGCAACTATGAGATGCATGGGAGGCTTCTGGTGCTGCCCATTGAAGGCAAGGGCAGAGCTCAAGTAGAACTAA ATAAGATACAAATGAACGTGGCCAGTAACATCGTTGAGAAAATCGGCAAAGACGGCAAGAAGCATTGGCATATAAAAGGATCATCCTACACCTACGAACTCAAAGATAAGGCGCATGTTAACTTCGAGAATCTATTCAATGGAAACGAACTTATGT CCAGGGCAGCCCGTGAGATAATAGCAAACAACGGCAACGATATCGTCGTGGAGGTAGGTCCTCCTGTCATCAAGGCCATCGTTGACAAGATCATCGAAAACGTCAACCACTTGTTCCGAGCGGTACCAGTCGAAGAACTGGCTTTAAACTGA
- the LOC135076279 gene encoding protein takeout-like, translated as MLSYLLLVSVLVTVINADPVTFLKCKGDDDKCAKESTKAAIPIYTAGIPEFGVETLDPVFFKNIDSSSPTLKLLLDNVTVKGLRNCIAKKAQRDAKNSKLFLRIQCDATLDGHYVMSGRLLVLPIEGNGKVHVDLKKAVIDVNMDISDKQGKDGKNHWTVKSWSHTYDLKDRSTVRFENLFNGNRVLGQAAEGVIAQSGNEIIREVGSPVIKTVVARVVDTIHHFFEAVPTEDLTLD; from the exons ATGCTCTCGTATTTATTGCTAGTGAGTGTGCTGGTCACAGTGATTAATGCTGATCCAG TGACATTCCTCAAATGCAAAGGAGACGATGACAAATGTGCGAAAGAGTCAACGAAAGCAGCTATACCCATTTACACTGCGGGCATCCCAGAGTTCGGGGTCGAGACTTTGGATCCAGTATTCTTCAAAAATATAGATTCGTCGTCTCCAACTCTCAAATTGTTGTTGGACAACGTAACAGTTAAAGGGCTAAGGAATTGCATAGCGAAGAAGGCTCA aCGGGATGCAAAAAACTCAAAACTGTTCCTGAGAATACAGTGTGATGCCACTTTAGATGGACACTATGTCATGTCTGGGCGATTACTGGTACTGCCCATCGAAGGCAATGGAAAAGTTCACGTGGATCTTA aAAAAGCAGTAATTGACGTCAACATGGACATTAGTGATAAGCAAGGGAAAGACGGGAAAAATCATTGGACTGTCAAGAGCTGGTCGCACACTTACGACCTGAAAGACAGGTCTACTGTCAGATTTGAAAATCTTTTCAATGGAAACAGGGTGTTAG gTCAAGCGGCAGAAGGAGTGATAGCGCAAAGCGGGAACGAAATCATCAGGGAGGTCGGTTCTCCTGTCATCAAGACTGTCGTGGCCAGGGTGGTGGACACCATCCATCATTTCTTCGAAGCAGTTCCGACTGAAGACTTGACTCTTGATTAA